The following are from one region of the Euleptes europaea isolate rEulEur1 chromosome 11, rEulEur1.hap1, whole genome shotgun sequence genome:
- the TFPI2 gene encoding tissue factor pathway inhibitor 2, with the protein MTTPSRTLRDAWPAGWLLLLLPLLGLVRPQAARTDNREICLQPPLKGPCRALHDRWYYDRYMQTCKMFSYGGCEGNTNNFLSEEECEKTCWMIRKVPKICRLESDEGLCRALMQKYFFNLSTMACEKFYYGGCHGNDNRFDSEDSCMDYCLPQKNGPSFCYSPKDEGTCSGSVTRFYYNRKKKTCEKFIYTGCGGNQNNFAKMKDCIKVCKKAGKKPKPRT; encoded by the exons ATGACGACGCCCTCTAGGACCCTGCGGGACGCGTGGCCGGcaggctggctgctgctgctgctgccgctgctgggGCTCGTCCGTCCCCAGGCGGCCAGGACAG ACAACAGAGAGATCTGCCTGCAGCCACCACTTAAAGGACCCTGCCGGGCTCTTCATGACAGGTGGTATTACGACCGATACATGCAGACTTGCAAGATGTTTAGCTACGGCGGTTGTGAGGGGAATACCAATAACTTCCTAAGTGAGGAAGAGTGTGAGAAAACGTGCTGGATGATCAGAA AAGTTCCCAAAATATGCCGACTGGAATCTGACGAAGGGCTGTGCAGAGCTTTAATGCAGAAATACTTCTTCAACCTAAGTACAATGGCCTGTGAGAAATTTTACTACGGGGGGTGTCATGGGAACGATAACCGGTTTGACAGTGAAGATTCCTGTATGGACTACTGCCTTCCTCAGAAAa atgGACCCTCATTTTGCTATAGCCCTAAAGATGAAGGAACATGTTCAGGTTCAGTAACTCGTTTTTACtacaacagaaagaaaaaaacctgtgAAAAATTCATCTATACCGGATGCGGTGGAAATCAAAACAATTTTGCAAAGATGAAAGATTGCATCAAAGTTTGTAAGAAAG cAGGGAAGAAACCAAAACCCAGGACATGA